The following coding sequences lie in one Metallumcola ferriviriculae genomic window:
- a CDS encoding SHOCT domain-containing protein: MLSKGLINRKEFAKINSLLVAKYQPLIGSL; encoded by the coding sequence ATGCTCTCAAAAGGGTTAATTAATAGGAAGGAATTCGCCAAGATTAATTCACTTCTCGTTGCCAAATATCAGCCTTTAATAGGTAGTTTGTGA
- a CDS encoding helix-turn-helix transcriptional regulator: MTTKQKLKIQQLRKLGQSYGKIAAALSISENTVKSYCRRNNIGNSKKPVEHEDKESNINCKHCGEPLTQGTKGHPKKFCSEQCRRAWWKENDSQYKKKAYYTLVCKECGKTFESYGNKTRKFCGHACYIKHRFEKARDDCDACSV; this comes from the coding sequence ATGACGACTAAGCAAAAGCTAAAAATTCAGCAGCTGCGCAAGCTTGGACAGAGCTACGGGAAAATAGCTGCAGCCCTTTCAATCTCAGAAAACACAGTGAAATCCTATTGTAGGCGCAACAACATCGGTAATAGTAAAAAGCCCGTTGAACATGAAGACAAAGAATCAAATATCAACTGCAAGCACTGCGGGGAACCCTTGACACAAGGAACAAAGGGACACCCTAAGAAATTTTGCTCTGAACAATGTCGTCGAGCATGGTGGAAAGAAAATGACAGCCAATATAAAAAGAAAGCCTATTACACACTGGTTTGCAAAGAGTGTGGGAAAACATTCGAAAGTTATGGCAATAAAACCCGCAAGTTTTGTGGGCATGCCTGTTATATAAAGCACCGTTTTGAAAAAGCGAGGGATGATTGTGACGCATGCTCAGTTTGA
- a CDS encoding phage holin family protein produces MKDTSTFQLTFAAVGGWLGYLLGGLDGFLYALIAFVGIDYLTGVMVAIIEKRLSSEVGARGIFKKVLIFTLVGIGNIVDVHLIKNGSAIRTAVIFFYLSNEGISILENAAIIGLPIPEKLQDVLSQLNGKAREED; encoded by the coding sequence TTGAAAGATACAAGCACCTTTCAATTAACTTTTGCAGCCGTTGGGGGCTGGCTGGGATATCTTCTTGGCGGCCTTGACGGTTTTCTTTATGCTCTGATAGCTTTCGTGGGCATAGACTACTTGACCGGTGTGATGGTGGCTATCATCGAGAAACGGCTCTCGAGTGAAGTTGGTGCTCGAGGGATATTTAAAAAGGTACTGATTTTTACCTTGGTTGGTATTGGAAACATAGTAGATGTTCATCTAATAAAGAACGGTAGTGCAATTCGCACCGCCGTTATTTTTTTCTACTTGTCTAACGAGGGTATCAGTATTTTGGAGAATGCCGCCATCATCGGCCTGCCTATACCGGAAAAGCTTCAAGATGTTCTGTCCCAACTGAACGGTAAAGCCAGGGAGGAAGATTGA
- a CDS encoding distal tail protein Dit, giving the protein MRELLNSKLIVTDSADSFYRLFPNPPLGLVLLNYTEGAGEATRAATLVPSSAWTLIFLCSYGTKDAIDKAKLIADNLIDNIIETTVNGQTMYFQSIHYFNTDNQQWQRRKDDGYCEVYTRDLFLSAYGLSRLYLRCGEDTYKQWSLKLIESIYKVQTAFSSLCGTELPAYLDGAFPEFYLRTDAGVEFYPVNGRVPLHLGDIAYDLVQTAIAAFGNSQQTAEGGTYYIGDINDRFHNFIRTNCIQSQRGVMETVGLPYMYMAPIEGTSDYTGKNLSPVYNQWGDVNWTSDTVLWSVLGLAKNEGSGAAIFVARAKALMINGFFYDVYTYTGVKDSEFPDLATQATIFYLEALRLTGGTYDYKTEQALMKVQVDSLDPNSNGLYYWSLEDKTVEMVATARIFTGFFNLEAFASGMPRKLYFDGVDTSTFGLSIIDVKGRWEIPEGEETSTKLPGMDGTYYHHTEFKERTIVVKGLLKHDSRSALVAAQKELNTLLNPKKGECELRFDDEYFNVYKGRLRGKTVMETVGSMEILNLQFNCSKPFIYGVPQYYKTSGSVWLLNRGSQKTPLRLTLTGPAEFPVISIGDSQIYINTSLGSTDIFIVDSEKLEITLNGAPAAHLAEGDFLYLEPGETEISTSAGNLEIEFSEMWL; this is encoded by the coding sequence ATGCGAGAACTATTGAATAGTAAACTGATTGTCACTGATAGCGCAGATAGTTTTTACCGTCTTTTCCCTAACCCCCCGTTGGGATTGGTATTACTTAATTATACAGAGGGTGCCGGGGAAGCAACCAGAGCGGCCACCCTAGTTCCCTCCAGCGCCTGGACGCTTATTTTCTTATGCTCCTATGGTACTAAGGACGCGATAGATAAGGCTAAGCTAATCGCAGATAATTTGATTGATAATATTATCGAGACTACTGTCAATGGCCAAACCATGTACTTTCAATCCATACATTACTTTAATACTGATAATCAGCAATGGCAAAGACGAAAAGATGATGGTTATTGCGAGGTATATACAAGGGATTTGTTCTTATCAGCTTACGGTTTAAGCCGCTTATACCTTCGTTGTGGAGAAGATACTTACAAACAGTGGTCTTTAAAGCTGATTGAGAGCATTTATAAAGTGCAGACTGCTTTTTCTTCCCTTTGCGGCACCGAACTGCCTGCATATTTGGACGGTGCTTTTCCTGAATTTTATCTCCGCACAGATGCCGGAGTAGAATTCTATCCCGTTAACGGGCGTGTGCCACTGCATCTCGGGGATATTGCCTATGACCTGGTGCAAACTGCAATAGCTGCATTTGGAAATAGCCAGCAAACTGCTGAGGGCGGGACTTACTATATCGGGGACATTAATGATAGATTTCATAACTTTATCCGCACAAATTGCATACAAAGCCAGCGGGGAGTAATGGAAACGGTAGGTCTGCCTTATATGTATATGGCCCCCATAGAAGGCACAAGTGATTATACTGGCAAGAACCTATCGCCGGTATATAACCAGTGGGGAGATGTTAACTGGACTTCAGATACAGTTCTGTGGTCGGTGCTGGGTTTGGCTAAAAATGAAGGCAGTGGGGCCGCGATCTTTGTTGCTAGGGCTAAAGCTTTAATGATAAACGGCTTTTTCTATGATGTATATACCTATACAGGAGTAAAGGATAGCGAGTTCCCCGATCTGGCTACTCAAGCCACTATTTTTTACCTTGAGGCCCTTCGTCTTACAGGAGGGACGTATGACTATAAAACAGAACAAGCGTTGATGAAGGTGCAGGTAGATAGTCTAGACCCTAATTCCAACGGACTATATTACTGGTCACTTGAAGATAAAACGGTGGAGATGGTAGCGACAGCGCGTATATTCACCGGCTTTTTTAATCTAGAAGCCTTTGCTAGCGGTATGCCAAGAAAGCTTTATTTTGACGGAGTGGATACCTCAACCTTTGGACTTTCCATCATTGATGTTAAGGGGCGCTGGGAAATTCCTGAAGGGGAGGAAACAAGCACAAAGCTTCCTGGCATGGATGGTACCTACTATCATCACACCGAATTCAAGGAGCGAACCATTGTAGTAAAGGGCCTATTAAAGCATGATAGCCGGTCGGCCTTAGTAGCTGCCCAGAAGGAGCTAAATACTTTGCTTAATCCCAAAAAGGGAGAATGTGAGCTTCGCTTTGATGATGAGTATTTCAATGTTTATAAAGGAAGGCTTCGGGGGAAAACCGTCATGGAAACTGTCGGTTCAATGGAAATACTTAATCTTCAATTCAATTGTTCGAAACCTTTTATTTATGGTGTACCCCAGTATTACAAAACCTCAGGTAGCGTTTGGCTATTAAACCGGGGTTCACAAAAAACGCCTCTCAGGTTAACCCTTACTGGTCCGGCAGAATTTCCGGTAATTAGCATCGGTGACAGCCAGATATATATTAATACATCACTTGGCAGCACCGATATATTTATTGTGGATAGCGAAAAATTAGAAATCACCTTAAACGGTGCCCCGGCAGCACATTTGGCTGAAGGGGATTTTTTATATCTTGAACCGGGCGAAACTGAGATCAGTACCTCCGCTGGAAACTTAGAGATAGAGTTTTCGGAAATGTGGCTGTAA
- a CDS encoding N-acetylmuramoyl-L-alanine amidase, with product MELITKYMTRNDCYKAGRKINPTGIMVHSTATPGMMAVDWFSRWNKSYQAGEINRQVCVHAFLDDKEVHQYLPWEHRGWHAGGKANNTHIGFEICEPGGFSYAGGANMVGYDVLKQEAYFRKAWQNAVELCVMLCKKYGLSEQDIVDHSEGHKLAIASNHADVKHWFPKHGESMDTFRKAVKVALKAEQSANSNDPIAKAKKLYRVQVGAFANKQNADAMLEKIKAAGFDGYVKYE from the coding sequence ATGGAGTTAATAACAAAATATATGACTCGTAATGATTGCTACAAGGCAGGACGAAAAATTAACCCCACGGGCATTATGGTACATTCAACCGCTACTCCCGGTATGATGGCGGTAGACTGGTTTAGTCGTTGGAATAAATCATACCAGGCGGGGGAGATAAACCGGCAGGTATGTGTCCATGCTTTTTTGGATGACAAGGAAGTCCACCAATACCTCCCCTGGGAGCATCGGGGGTGGCATGCTGGTGGGAAGGCGAATAATACCCACATTGGCTTTGAAATCTGTGAGCCAGGTGGGTTTTCTTATGCTGGTGGGGCTAACATGGTGGGCTATGATGTTTTAAAGCAGGAAGCTTATTTTAGGAAAGCTTGGCAGAATGCGGTGGAACTTTGTGTGATGCTCTGTAAGAAATATGGGCTGAGTGAACAGGACATTGTGGATCACTCTGAAGGTCATAAGCTTGCCATAGCTAGTAATCACGCAGATGTGAAGCATTGGTTTCCTAAACATGGTGAGAGTATGGATACTTTTCGGAAGGCTGTGAAAGTCGCTCTTAAGGCAGAACAATCCGCTAATAGTAATGATCCAATCGCTAAAGCCAAAAAGTTATATCGTGTTCAAGTAGGTGCTTTTGCCAATAAACAAAACGCAGATGCCATGTTAGAGAAGATTAAAGCGGCAGGTTTTGATGGCTATGTGAAATACGAATAA
- a CDS encoding phage tail protein, producing MLEIYDAAGIKRLGYLGQKELSDFCRVRSSNGMSTLKFNCLVNEKTLRLIESENRIYFEGSEYIIKSPSATLTDEGFISVSCVCSAEELLYRYIDGELAFSNASMSYAVARVLENTGWTLKYCDPTITTLRDVRLENLNRLEALNELLKLYGAVEEYCYGPFVQFDTLEKTVSLYNDIGQDNGVTIRSGRNLASLDLSYDSKGLVTRLYVKGKDGVDIASVNGGYSYIENFSFFTALGYNTADSIIRERLVREDVVTYDKIADPSELLEQGRRKLAVVAWPKLSVSVKLADLYRLYAEALYKIEVGDWVTVEYTGPQDISVRLRVRVIEMVEYPYEPQRNSINVGTPKPQISDAVKPAVTTARIITRNRHANSLLQGFINTATTLINGTNGLLTITDNTIDFWGIDAEGRRNGKGVRLSPGGLGITEDGGQSYKTAVTGEGVLSSTVVINELYALSTADEYTKIMSDGLHVYDENNIERLHAGHWQVDATERFGLRITASDGTTVILDDRGMLQTWQLHVVDNVDATHPLKIIFYVPPGANLLNGKQFKLSFTKEWFRAYETGAASGGGVYASTEDGGYTFTSTESGGGDIDTSEPGLWILSPSQYLLPDFMDMAGYHFHDNTMEKDGTHNHGIEHGTTLITDTGSVSWVQSGYHDHILHNTYAGDHAHAMLSVSHTHAVSLPFHAHNMYLPNHRHMVSLGDHTHNLVFGIYEGTAPADISITLDGTDITAQLGGPFNENKNELQLSPHITSPGWHNLELGSSILGRINASLFIQLFMYM from the coding sequence ATGCTTGAGATATATGATGCAGCTGGTATCAAGCGATTAGGCTATTTGGGACAAAAGGAACTAAGTGATTTTTGTCGGGTAAGAAGTAGTAATGGCATGAGCACCCTAAAGTTTAATTGCCTGGTTAATGAAAAGACCCTGCGGCTTATCGAAAGCGAAAACAGAATTTACTTTGAGGGTAGTGAGTATATCATAAAAAGCCCTTCAGCCACTTTGACAGATGAGGGGTTTATCAGTGTATCCTGTGTGTGTTCAGCAGAGGAACTGCTCTATCGCTATATTGACGGCGAGCTAGCCTTTTCTAATGCTAGTATGAGCTATGCAGTAGCCAGGGTACTTGAGAATACGGGCTGGACTTTAAAGTATTGCGACCCCACTATCACCACTCTCCGTGATGTCCGTTTGGAAAATCTTAATCGTCTGGAAGCTTTAAACGAGCTACTTAAACTATACGGGGCAGTGGAGGAATATTGTTACGGGCCTTTCGTGCAATTTGATACTCTGGAAAAAACAGTGAGCCTATATAACGATATTGGCCAGGATAACGGGGTGACTATTCGTTCAGGAAGAAATTTAGCCAGCTTGGATTTAAGCTACGACTCGAAGGGGCTGGTAACCAGGCTATATGTGAAAGGAAAGGATGGCGTAGATATCGCTAGTGTCAATGGTGGCTATAGCTATATTGAAAACTTCTCCTTTTTCACAGCCCTCGGCTACAACACGGCTGACAGCATCATAAGGGAGCGTTTGGTGCGAGAAGATGTGGTTACCTATGACAAGATCGCTGACCCTAGTGAATTGTTGGAGCAGGGGCGAAGAAAGCTCGCGGTCGTCGCTTGGCCCAAGCTTAGTGTGAGTGTGAAGCTGGCTGACCTTTACCGCTTGTATGCTGAGGCCCTTTATAAAATAGAGGTGGGGGATTGGGTAACGGTAGAATATACCGGGCCGCAAGATATCTCTGTACGCTTAAGGGTACGAGTAATTGAAATGGTTGAATACCCCTATGAACCGCAGAGAAACAGCATTAACGTGGGAACTCCGAAACCGCAGATAAGTGATGCTGTGAAACCGGCTGTGACTACTGCGAGAATAATTACCCGGAACCGCCATGCCAATAGCCTGTTACAAGGCTTTATCAATACCGCCACCACCTTAATCAATGGTACAAATGGGCTGCTAACTATTACTGACAACACAATAGACTTTTGGGGCATTGATGCTGAAGGCAGGCGAAATGGCAAGGGGGTACGCCTATCGCCAGGGGGACTTGGTATCACTGAAGACGGTGGGCAAAGCTACAAAACAGCAGTAACCGGAGAAGGTGTGCTATCAAGTACCGTAGTGATTAACGAACTTTATGCATTATCTACCGCTGATGAATATACCAAAATCATGTCTGATGGTTTACATGTATATGATGAGAATAATATTGAACGCCTCCATGCCGGTCATTGGCAGGTGGACGCTACAGAGCGTTTTGGTTTAAGGATTACAGCATCAGATGGGACGACAGTTATTTTAGATGATCGTGGTATGCTGCAAACTTGGCAGTTGCATGTAGTAGATAATGTAGATGCCACTCATCCCCTTAAGATAATTTTCTATGTTCCACCTGGAGCCAATCTATTAAATGGTAAGCAGTTTAAACTCAGCTTTACCAAGGAATGGTTTAGAGCCTATGAAACCGGAGCAGCATCAGGAGGTGGTGTTTATGCATCCACTGAAGATGGTGGTTATACCTTTACATCCACTGAGTCAGGTGGCGGCGACATAGATACCAGCGAGCCTGGATTGTGGATTCTCTCTCCCTCACAGTATCTATTACCCGATTTTATGGATATGGCGGGCTATCATTTTCACGATAATACCATGGAGAAAGATGGTACGCATAACCATGGAATTGAGCATGGCACTACCCTTATCACCGATACGGGTAGTGTTTCATGGGTACAAAGTGGCTATCATGACCATATTCTTCACAATACTTATGCCGGAGATCACGCTCACGCTATGCTATCAGTTTCCCATACCCACGCTGTTTCTTTGCCGTTTCATGCTCACAACATGTATTTACCGAATCATCGCCATATGGTTTCTTTAGGGGACCATACTCACAATTTGGTTTTTGGTATATATGAGGGAACTGCCCCGGCTGACATATCAATTACTCTGGACGGAACTGATATTACTGCGCAACTTGGGGGGCCATTTAACGAAAACAAGAATGAACTCCAATTATCCCCCCATATAACGTCGCCAGGCTGGCATAATTTAGAGCTAGGCAGCAGTATTTTAGGTAGGATAAATGCCAGTTTGTTTATTCAACTATTTATGTATATGTGA